Proteins found in one Limnohabitans sp. TEGF004 genomic segment:
- the pncB gene encoding nicotinate phosphoribosyltransferase, translating into MIITSLLDTDLYKFTMMQAVLHQFPSAQVSYKFKCRNPGVALAPYVQEIRDEIRSLCSLQFQDAELTWLRSLRFIKSDFVDFLGLFRLNEKYIQVNALPNGEIDISIQGPWLHTILFEIPVLAIVNEVYFRNTQTVPDFLEGRKRLDQKIDALHAERLSDLKIADYGTRRRFSRAWHEELLRVLTSKLGTGPSGQLAGTSNALFAMKLGLTPLGTMAHEYLQACQALGPRLRDSQVFGFETWAREYRGDLGIALSDVYGIEPFLRDFDMYFCKLFDGARHDSGDPFTWGERMIAHYRNNRVDPLTKTLIFSDGLTVEKIIALYQQFRGRCQLAFGIGTNLTNDLGYEPLQIVIKMTQCNGQPVAKLSDTPGKGMCDDENYLAYLRQVFDIAQPA; encoded by the coding sequence ATGATCATCACCAGCCTGCTCGACACCGACCTTTACAAATTCACCATGATGCAGGCCGTGCTGCATCAGTTCCCGAGTGCGCAGGTGTCGTACAAATTCAAGTGCCGCAACCCCGGCGTGGCACTGGCACCGTACGTGCAGGAAATTCGTGACGAAATTCGCTCGCTGTGCAGCTTGCAGTTCCAAGACGCCGAGTTGACTTGGCTGCGCAGCTTGCGTTTCATCAAGAGTGACTTTGTCGACTTCTTGGGGCTGTTTCGCCTGAATGAAAAATACATCCAGGTGAATGCACTCCCAAACGGTGAGATTGACATCAGCATTCAAGGCCCTTGGTTGCACACCATTCTGTTTGAGATTCCTGTGTTGGCCATCGTCAATGAGGTGTACTTTCGCAACACACAAACCGTGCCTGACTTCTTGGAGGGTCGCAAGCGCCTGGATCAAAAGATTGATGCCTTGCACGCCGAGCGTTTGAGCGATTTGAAAATTGCCGACTACGGCACACGTCGACGCTTTTCAAGGGCTTGGCACGAAGAGTTGCTGCGTGTATTGACCTCTAAGCTGGGTACGGGCCCCTCTGGGCAGTTGGCGGGTACCAGCAATGCCTTGTTTGCGATGAAGCTTGGCCTCACGCCTTTGGGCACCATGGCGCATGAGTACTTGCAAGCCTGCCAAGCTTTGGGGCCACGCTTGCGTGACAGCCAAGTGTTTGGGTTTGAGACCTGGGCGCGTGAATACCGTGGTGACTTGGGCATTGCCCTGAGCGATGTGTATGGCATTGAGCCGTTCTTGCGCGACTTCGACATGTACTTTTGCAAACTGTTCGATGGCGCACGCCATGACAGTGGCGACCCCTTCACGTGGGGTGAACGCATGATTGCGCACTACCGCAACAACCGTGTGGATCCGCTGACCAAGACCTTGATTTTTTCTGACGGATTGACGGTTGAAAAAATCATTGCTCTGTACCAACAGTTCCGTGGCCGTTGCCAATTGGCATTTGGTATCGGCACCAATTTGACCAATGACTTGGGCTACGAGCCATTGCAAATCGTCATCAAGATGACGCAGTGCAATGGCCAGCCTGTGGCCAAACTGTCAGACACACCTGGCAAAGGGATGTGTGACGATGAAAATTATTTGGCGTATTTGCGTCAAGTGTTTGACATCGCACAACCTGCTTAA
- a CDS encoding MFS transporter encodes MKRELTKLIAGQVCLHACMAGMRMAAPLLALRNGQSEAAVGFLLAMFALTQVFLALPAGRYADLHGLKRPVLWSVLMGAIGAGAAAVWPVFPVLCFSGLMTGGATGIAIIALQRHVGRAAQGLAQMKQAFSWLSIAPAFSNFIGPFVAGLLIDHTGFQWAFAAMALLPVIAWLWIRQVHELPKVVKPEGHENNSAWDLLNDPMFRRLLMVNWFLSACWDVHTFVVPILGHERGLSASAIGTILGVFALAAAFIRMMMPFIAAHLHEWQVVTGAMLVTSFMLAVYPFTETAWLMGACSVLVGLSLGGVQPMIMSTLHQITPEHRHGEALGLRLMGINASSVLMPMVFGAAGTVIGISGVFWCVSAVVGLGSRSAYLLRVHKKSE; translated from the coding sequence TTGAAACGTGAACTCACCAAGCTGATTGCAGGCCAGGTGTGCCTGCACGCTTGTATGGCGGGCATGCGCATGGCCGCCCCTTTGCTGGCGTTGCGCAATGGCCAGAGCGAAGCAGCCGTTGGCTTTTTACTCGCCATGTTTGCCTTGACCCAAGTGTTCTTGGCCTTGCCCGCAGGCCGCTATGCGGACCTGCATGGTTTGAAACGTCCTGTGTTGTGGAGCGTGCTCATGGGGGCCATCGGTGCAGGCGCTGCCGCGGTATGGCCCGTCTTTCCTGTGTTGTGTTTCAGTGGTTTGATGACGGGCGGTGCCACGGGCATTGCCATCATTGCTTTGCAACGCCACGTGGGGCGTGCCGCGCAGGGCTTGGCGCAGATGAAGCAAGCGTTCAGTTGGCTGTCCATCGCGCCTGCATTTTCAAACTTCATTGGCCCGTTTGTTGCGGGCTTGTTGATTGACCATACTGGCTTTCAATGGGCGTTTGCCGCCATGGCGTTGTTGCCCGTGATCGCCTGGTTGTGGATTCGCCAAGTGCATGAGTTGCCCAAGGTGGTGAAGCCTGAAGGCCACGAAAACAACAGCGCTTGGGATTTGTTGAACGACCCCATGTTTCGGCGCTTGCTGATGGTCAATTGGTTTTTGTCAGCATGCTGGGATGTGCACACCTTTGTCGTGCCCATCTTGGGTCATGAACGCGGCTTGAGTGCTTCGGCGATTGGCACCATCTTGGGCGTATTTGCACTGGCCGCAGCGTTCATTCGCATGATGATGCCGTTCATCGCCGCACATTTGCACGAGTGGCAAGTGGTCACGGGTGCGATGTTGGTCACTTCGTTCATGTTGGCCGTCTATCCGTTTACCGAGACGGCTTGGTTGATGGGCGCATGCTCGGTGTTGGTGGGCTTGTCGTTGGGCGGTGTTCAGCCCATGATCATGAGTACCTTGCACCAAATCACGCCAGAGCATCGGCATGGCGAGGCCCTGGGCTTGCGCTTGATGGGCATCAATGCATCGAGCGTGCTGATGCCCATGGTGTTCGGTGCAGCAGGCACCGTCATTGGCATCAGCGGGGTGTTTTGGTGTGTGTCAGCCGTGGTGGGCTTGGGCTCACGCAGCGCGTATTTGCTCAGAGTTCATAAAAAGAGCGAATGA
- a CDS encoding TIGR00730 family Rossman fold protein, with protein sequence MDGMLDPHDRRLAEAWETLKAHYDNGDSLKPESNRLAFADPEFLLRRETRGLRIQMEILKPDLAQIERGIEHTVVIFGSARFRSEEASHLQLMQARASGDEAAIAKAEVLVRNARYYEQSRALAHTITKFSEGKTNGRKLFICTGGGPGIMEAANRGAQEAGGISVGLNIALPHEQTPNPYITPGLSFKFHYFALRKMHFMMRAKALVAFPGGFGTLDELFETLTLVQCKKSKPVPIVLFGSAYWKRLFNPHVLVEEGVISEEDLDLFTYVDSVDDAWNFIRSFYEL encoded by the coding sequence ATGGATGGAATGCTAGACCCTCACGACCGACGCCTTGCCGAAGCTTGGGAAACTCTCAAAGCGCATTACGACAACGGCGACTCCCTCAAGCCAGAATCGAACCGATTGGCGTTTGCCGACCCCGAGTTTTTGCTGCGTCGCGAAACGCGCGGCTTGCGCATCCAAATGGAAATCCTCAAGCCCGATTTGGCGCAAATCGAGCGCGGCATCGAGCACACGGTGGTGATTTTTGGTAGCGCACGTTTTCGCAGCGAAGAAGCATCACACCTGCAACTCATGCAAGCACGCGCCAGCGGCGATGAAGCAGCGATTGCCAAAGCCGAAGTCTTGGTGCGCAACGCGCGTTATTACGAACAGTCACGCGCCTTGGCCCACACCATCACCAAATTTAGCGAAGGCAAAACCAACGGGCGCAAGCTGTTCATCTGCACGGGCGGTGGCCCCGGCATCATGGAAGCGGCCAACCGTGGAGCACAAGAAGCGGGCGGCATCAGCGTAGGGCTCAACATCGCCCTACCCCACGAACAAACACCCAACCCCTACATCACGCCCGGCCTGAGCTTCAAGTTCCACTACTTTGCCTTGCGCAAAATGCACTTCATGATGCGCGCCAAAGCCTTGGTGGCATTCCCTGGCGGCTTTGGCACCTTGGATGAGTTGTTTGAAACACTCACGCTGGTGCAGTGCAAAAAATCCAAGCCCGTGCCCATCGTGCTGTTTGGCAGTGCATATTGGAAGCGCTTGTTCAACCCCCACGTGCTGGTGGAAGAAGGCGTGATTTCCGAGGAAGACTTGGACTTGTTCACCTACGTCGACAGCGTGGACGACGCTTGGAACTTCATTCGCTCTTTTTATGAACTCTGA
- a CDS encoding nitroreductase, with protein MTHSASVSAVDHAITSRMSARAFTQQAVSRELITEILQVASRAPSGTNTQPWKVYVLQGATRDALADKVCAAHEAIRANPEVAQQYQEQYDYYPEKWVSPYIDRRRENGWSLYGLLGIGKADKDRMHEQQQRNFKFFDAPVGLMFTIDPIMGRGSLLDYGMFIQNIMLAARARGLHTCPQAAWNGFHSIILPHIGAGEGEMMVCGMSLGFADESDKVNTLVTPRVPVNEFTHWVA; from the coding sequence ATGACGCATTCAGCTTCGGTGTCCGCTGTGGACCACGCCATCACTTCACGCATGTCTGCACGCGCGTTCACACAGCAAGCCGTGTCACGCGAACTCATCACCGAAATTTTGCAAGTCGCGAGCCGCGCGCCCTCGGGTACCAACACCCAGCCTTGGAAGGTCTATGTGTTGCAAGGTGCCACGCGTGATGCTTTGGCTGACAAAGTGTGTGCCGCACACGAAGCCATTCGCGCCAACCCCGAAGTGGCCCAGCAGTACCAAGAGCAATACGACTATTACCCTGAAAAATGGGTCAGCCCCTACATCGACCGCCGCCGTGAAAACGGCTGGAGCTTGTACGGCTTGTTGGGCATTGGCAAAGCTGACAAAGACCGTATGCACGAGCAACAGCAACGCAACTTCAAGTTTTTCGATGCACCCGTGGGCTTGATGTTCACCATCGACCCCATCATGGGCCGTGGTTCGTTGCTCGACTACGGCATGTTCATTCAAAACATCATGCTCGCAGCGCGTGCGCGTGGTTTGCACACGTGCCCCCAAGCGGCGTGGAATGGTTTTCACAGCATCATCCTGCCGCACATCGGTGCAGGCGAGGGTGAGATGATGGTGTGCGGTATGTCACTGGGCTTTGCCGACGAGAGCGACAAGGTCAATACCTTGGTCACGCCGCGCGTGCCTGTGAATGAGTTCACCCACTGGGTGGCCTGA
- a CDS encoding phasin family protein produces the protein MINVEQIAATNKANLDNLFGLSNKAFAGVEKMVELNLTAGRAALAESAAHAQAVMGVKDAQELIALQTSFLQPLAEKSAAYSRHIYDIAQGTGAEFTKGLEGKAAEGQHAVQAYIESALKNAPAGSEQAVAFFKQAVTASNTAVESVQKAVKQAADMAESHIQTATETAVKASKSAAKKR, from the coding sequence ATGATCAACGTCGAACAAATCGCCGCCACCAACAAAGCCAACCTGGACAACCTGTTTGGTTTGTCAAACAAGGCCTTCGCTGGCGTTGAAAAAATGGTTGAACTCAACCTCACTGCTGGCCGCGCCGCTTTGGCTGAGTCTGCTGCTCACGCACAAGCTGTGATGGGCGTGAAAGACGCACAAGAACTGATCGCTTTACAAACTAGCTTCTTGCAACCTTTGGCTGAGAAGTCTGCTGCTTACAGCCGCCACATCTATGACATCGCTCAAGGCACTGGCGCTGAATTCACCAAAGGCCTCGAAGGCAAAGCTGCTGAAGGCCAACACGCTGTTCAGGCTTACATCGAATCTGCTTTGAAAAATGCACCTGCTGGCTCTGAGCAAGCTGTGGCTTTCTTCAAACAAGCTGTGACTGCCAGCAACACCGCTGTGGAATCTGTGCAAAAAGCCGTCAAGCAAGCTGCTGACATGGCCGAGTCACACATCCAAACCGCCACTGAAACAGCTGTGAAAGCTTCAAAAAGCGCTGCTAAGAAGCGTTAA
- the rmuC gene encoding DNA recombination protein RmuC, which translates to MEVWIAVGVGAFNALLLLVLLRRPSGNNEAAVQALQQSLQSMHEKLERIERELRTEITESSRGGRQELTQNLALFQQSQVQQLTLMQKSIGDTLNQQLQQLQKSNADKLDEMRRTVDEKLQTTLEKRLSESFKQVAERLEQVHNGLGQMQKLADGVGSLQRVLTNVKTRGMFGEVQLEALLEQVLTIEQYAKQVETKPRSNQRVDFAIRFPGRGGADGEPVWLPIDAKFPREDYERLLDAQDRADGVAAEVAAKALEVRIRTEAKSIAESYLAPPHTTDFAILFLPTEGLYAEVLRRPGLMDTLQRDYRVTLAGPTTLLAMLNSLHMGFRTLALEQQASEVWKVLGAVKTEFERYGDWVEKVREQVQKAADTLDRADTRSRQMRRALKNVEALPEGEAQALLPKFDDALDDTDAKV; encoded by the coding sequence ATGGAAGTTTGGATTGCGGTAGGCGTTGGCGCGTTCAATGCCTTGCTTTTGTTGGTGTTGTTGCGCAGGCCCAGCGGCAACAACGAAGCCGCCGTCCAAGCTTTGCAGCAGAGCCTGCAAAGCATGCATGAAAAGCTAGAGCGCATCGAGCGAGAGCTGCGCACCGAAATTACCGAGTCATCCCGCGGTGGTCGCCAAGAACTGACGCAAAACTTGGCGCTGTTTCAGCAAAGCCAAGTGCAGCAACTCACGCTGATGCAAAAGAGCATTGGCGATACGTTGAACCAACAGTTGCAGCAGCTGCAAAAAAGCAATGCCGACAAGTTGGATGAAATGCGCCGTACGGTGGACGAGAAGCTGCAAACCACGCTGGAAAAGCGCTTGTCTGAAAGCTTCAAACAAGTGGCGGAGCGACTGGAGCAAGTGCACAACGGTCTGGGTCAAATGCAAAAGCTGGCCGATGGTGTGGGCAGCTTGCAGCGCGTGCTGACCAACGTCAAAACACGCGGCATGTTTGGCGAAGTGCAACTCGAAGCCTTGCTTGAACAAGTGCTCACGATTGAGCAATACGCTAAGCAAGTGGAAACCAAACCGCGCAGCAACCAGCGTGTGGACTTTGCGATTCGCTTCCCCGGTCGAGGTGGTGCAGATGGTGAGCCCGTGTGGCTGCCGATTGATGCCAAGTTTCCCCGTGAAGACTACGAGCGCTTGCTCGATGCGCAGGACCGCGCCGATGGTGTGGCTGCCGAGGTGGCGGCCAAAGCGCTGGAAGTGCGCATTCGTACCGAAGCCAAGAGCATTGCCGAGAGCTACTTGGCACCGCCGCACACCACCGACTTTGCGATTTTGTTTTTGCCCACAGAAGGCTTGTATGCCGAGGTGTTGCGTCGCCCCGGTTTGATGGACACCTTGCAGCGTGACTACCGCGTTACGCTCGCTGGCCCCACCACCTTGCTGGCCATGCTCAACAGCTTGCACATGGGCTTTCGCACATTGGCGCTGGAACAGCAAGCTTCTGAGGTGTGGAAAGTATTAGGCGCCGTCAAAACCGAGTTTGAGCGTTATGGCGATTGGGTGGAGAAGGTGCGCGAGCAAGTGCAAAAAGCGGCCGACACTTTGGACCGTGCTGACACACGCAGTCGTCAAATGCGCCGTGCGCTCAAAAATGTAGAGGCCTTGCCTGAAGGCGAAGCGCAAGCCCTGTTGCCCAAATTTGACGACGCCTTGGATGACACGGACGCCAAAGTTTGA
- the nhaD gene encoding sodium:proton antiporter NhaD, which translates to MLTALVVIFVLAYAAIAFEHPLKINKSASALVGAGLLWTIYAVNTGDAHVVSEHLSESLISTAQIVFFLMGAMAIVEVVDAHNGFEVITSRIKTTKLSSLMWLVGFVTFFLSAILDNLTTTIVMVSLMKKLLDKREDRLFFAGIIIIAANAGGAWSPIGDVTTTMLWIGGQITALEIIKGLFLPSLVNLLVPLFVTSFLLKGKAVVPPVANVSEQSLHVTTAFERNLMFFLGLGILVAVPAFKTWTHLPPFMGVLFGLGVLWLVGDLVHRTKDHEDKAHLSLTHALTRIDMPSIVFFVGILLSVATLEHTHILSDLAAWLDQSVGRQDVIVMIIGVVSAIVDNVPLVAASMGMYSLTQYPADSFLWEFLAYCAGTGGSILIIGSAAGVAAMGLEKIDFVWYVKKISGLALIGYFSGAVFYIVEYALTH; encoded by the coding sequence ATGTTGACTGCTTTGGTTGTTATTTTTGTCTTGGCCTATGCTGCCATCGCGTTTGAGCATCCGCTCAAAATTAACAAATCTGCATCGGCTTTGGTGGGGGCAGGTTTGTTGTGGACCATCTACGCTGTGAACACAGGGGATGCCCATGTGGTGAGTGAGCACCTGAGCGAGTCGCTCATCAGTACGGCGCAGATCGTGTTCTTTTTGATGGGGGCCATGGCCATCGTTGAAGTGGTGGATGCGCACAATGGTTTTGAAGTCATCACCTCACGCATCAAAACCACGAAGCTCTCAAGCCTGATGTGGTTGGTGGGTTTTGTGACGTTTTTTCTGAGCGCTATTTTGGACAACCTCACAACGACCATCGTCATGGTGTCGTTGATGAAGAAGCTACTCGACAAACGTGAAGACCGTTTGTTCTTTGCCGGCATCATCATCATCGCGGCCAATGCAGGCGGTGCTTGGTCACCCATTGGTGATGTGACCACCACCATGCTTTGGATTGGCGGGCAAATCACCGCTTTGGAAATCATCAAAGGCTTGTTCTTACCGTCATTGGTGAACTTGTTGGTGCCGTTGTTTGTGACCAGTTTTTTGCTCAAAGGAAAAGCTGTGGTGCCCCCCGTGGCCAATGTGTCTGAGCAGTCTTTGCACGTCACCACTGCGTTTGAACGTAATCTCATGTTTTTCTTAGGGCTTGGAATTTTGGTCGCAGTGCCAGCTTTCAAGACGTGGACGCACTTGCCGCCTTTCATGGGCGTGCTGTTTGGCTTGGGCGTTCTGTGGCTTGTGGGTGATTTGGTGCACCGCACAAAAGACCATGAAGACAAAGCGCATTTGTCGCTCACGCATGCACTCACACGCATTGACATGCCGTCCATTGTTTTCTTTGTTGGCATCTTGTTGTCAGTCGCCACCTTGGAACACACCCATATCTTGTCTGACCTGGCCGCTTGGCTAGACCAATCGGTGGGGCGTCAAGATGTGATCGTGATGATCATCGGCGTGGTCAGTGCCATTGTTGATAACGTGCCACTGGTGGCTGCATCGATGGGCATGTACAGCCTCACGCAATACCCCGCTGATAGTTTCTTGTGGGAGTTCTTGGCTTACTGCGCAGGCACGGGTGGCTCGATTTTGATCATCGGTTCTGCCGCTGGTGTGGCAGCCATGGGATTGGAAAAAATTGATTTTGTTTGGTACGTTAAAAAAATCAGTGGGCTAGCTTTGATTGGCTACTTTTCTGGTGCTGTGTTTTACATCGTTGAGTACGCGCTCACGCATTAA
- a CDS encoding histone deacetylase has translation MRAFYSDQFVLPLPPGHRFPMAKYRLLRERLGAELPEVELAAAEPASDGELALVHAPSYIQSVVQGTLSEAQQKEIGFPWTPAMVERSRRSAGATVMAARTALFGGQGVSANLAGGTHHAYADKGSGFCVFNDAAVATRLMQAEWGRVHKQPLKVAIIDLDVHQGNGTARIFARDEQVFTLSMHGARNFPFAKETSDLDIELPDGCADAAYLEALEHALAELEARFTPGLVIYLAGADPHEGDRLGRLSLSFDGLEARDRRVFDWAWSKRIPLAFSMAGGYGKEMADTVQAQVNTYRVAYAYWRRWQNLHKDSNKPMETHQ, from the coding sequence ATGCGCGCTTTCTATTCGGACCAATTCGTGTTGCCCTTGCCGCCTGGCCACCGTTTTCCCATGGCCAAGTACCGCTTGCTGCGCGAGCGTTTGGGCGCAGAACTACCCGAAGTCGAGTTGGCCGCAGCCGAGCCCGCGAGTGACGGCGAGCTGGCTTTGGTGCATGCACCCAGCTACATCCAGTCCGTGGTGCAAGGCACATTGAGCGAGGCTCAGCAAAAAGAAATTGGTTTTCCATGGACGCCCGCCATGGTTGAGCGCTCACGTCGCTCGGCAGGTGCCACGGTGATGGCTGCACGCACGGCCTTGTTTGGCGGGCAGGGGGTGTCGGCCAACTTGGCAGGGGGCACGCACCACGCGTATGCGGACAAGGGCAGTGGTTTTTGTGTGTTCAACGATGCAGCCGTGGCCACGCGCCTGATGCAAGCCGAGTGGGGTCGTGTGCACAAGCAGCCCTTGAAGGTGGCCATCATTGATTTGGATGTGCACCAAGGCAACGGCACAGCGCGCATCTTTGCGCGAGACGAGCAGGTGTTCACCCTGTCCATGCACGGAGCGCGCAACTTTCCGTTTGCCAAAGAAACCAGTGATTTAGACATTGAACTGCCCGATGGCTGTGCTGATGCGGCTTATTTAGAGGCGTTAGAACACGCTTTGGCCGAGCTAGAAGCCCGCTTCACACCAGGTTTGGTGATTTATCTGGCGGGCGCTGACCCGCACGAGGGCGACCGTTTGGGGCGCTTGAGCCTGAGCTTTGATGGCCTAGAGGCCCGTGACCGCCGGGTGTTTGACTGGGCATGGTCCAAACGCATTCCCTTGGCTTTCTCGATGGCGGGGGGCTACGGCAAAGAAATGGCTGACACAGTGCAGGCGCAAGTCAACACCTACCGTGTCGCCTATGCGTACTGGCGACGCTGGCAAAATCTACACAAAGATTCAAACAAACCTATGGAGACTCACCAATGA
- a CDS encoding D-glycerate dehydrogenase, producing the protein MKPKIIVARPIFEETLVRLREHFVVTDNQADTPWTKASWTQALSQHVGALTTGSDPVDAEVLNACPNLKAVANMAVGYNNFDVPSMTSQGVQASNTPDVLTETTADFGFALLMATARRITESEHYLRRGEWTQWRYDMFAGAEVHGSTIGILGMGRIGQGIARRAAHGFGMKVIYHNRSRLSAESEAECKATYVSKEELLKTADHVMLVVPYSAASHHTIGAAELAQMKPTATLINIARGGIVDDAALAVALRNKQIAAAGLDVFEGEPKVHPDLLTVPNVVLTPHIASASIPTRMAMANLAADNLISYFTQGKSVTPLNTVTA; encoded by the coding sequence ATGAAACCCAAAATCATCGTCGCCCGTCCTATTTTTGAAGAGACGCTTGTTCGCTTGCGCGAGCATTTTGTTGTGACCGACAACCAAGCGGACACACCTTGGACCAAAGCTTCTTGGACGCAAGCGCTGTCCCAGCACGTGGGTGCACTCACCACCGGTTCTGACCCTGTGGATGCAGAAGTGTTGAACGCCTGCCCCAACCTCAAAGCCGTGGCCAACATGGCCGTGGGTTACAACAACTTTGATGTGCCCTCCATGACGTCCCAAGGTGTGCAAGCCAGCAACACGCCCGATGTGCTGACTGAAACCACTGCCGACTTTGGCTTTGCGTTGTTGATGGCCACGGCGCGCCGCATCACCGAGAGCGAACACTACCTGCGCCGTGGCGAGTGGACGCAATGGCGCTACGACATGTTTGCGGGAGCCGAAGTGCACGGCAGCACCATTGGTATTTTGGGCATGGGCCGCATTGGCCAAGGTATTGCCCGCCGGGCTGCACATGGCTTTGGCATGAAGGTGATTTATCACAACCGTTCACGCTTGAGTGCCGAGTCTGAAGCTGAATGCAAAGCCACGTATGTGAGCAAAGAAGAGTTGCTGAAAACCGCAGACCATGTGATGTTGGTGGTGCCCTACAGCGCGGCATCGCATCACACCATTGGTGCAGCGGAGTTGGCGCAGATGAAGCCCACGGCCACGCTCATCAACATCGCACGCGGTGGCATCGTGGACGATGCCGCTTTGGCTGTGGCCTTGCGCAACAAACAAATTGCAGCCGCTGGTTTGGACGTGTTTGAAGGCGAGCCTAAAGTGCATCCAGATTTGTTAACTGTGCCCAATGTGGTGCTGACACCGCACATTGCCAGCGCGTCGATTCCCACACGCATGGCCATGGCCAACTTGGCCGCTGACAACCTCATCAGCTATTTCACGCAAGGCAAATCTGTGACCCCCTTGAACACGGTGACTGCGTGA
- the efp gene encoding elongation factor P has protein sequence MKTAQEIRVGNVIMHGKDPMVVLRTEYQRGGRGSSTVRMKLKSLIANFGTEVVFKADDKMDQVILDKKDCTYSYFADPMYVCMDADFNQYEVEASNMGDALNYLEDGMELEVVFYDEKAISVELPTNVVREITWTEPAVKGDTSGKVLKPAKLATGFEVSVPLFVAQGDKVEVDTRTGEYRKRV, from the coding sequence ATGAAAACCGCACAAGAAATCCGCGTTGGCAACGTCATCATGCACGGCAAGGACCCCATGGTTGTCCTGCGCACCGAATACCAACGTGGCGGCCGTGGCTCTTCCACCGTTCGCATGAAATTGAAAAGCTTGATCGCCAACTTCGGTACCGAAGTCGTGTTCAAAGCTGACGACAAGATGGACCAAGTCATTTTGGACAAGAAGGATTGCACCTACTCTTACTTCGCAGACCCTATGTACGTTTGCATGGACGCCGACTTCAACCAATACGAAGTCGAAGCCAGCAACATGGGCGACGCCCTGAACTACCTCGAAGACGGCATGGAACTCGAAGTCGTGTTCTACGACGAGAAAGCTATTTCTGTCGAATTGCCCACCAACGTGGTGCGCGAAATCACTTGGACTGAGCCAGCTGTCAAAGGCGACACATCAGGCAAAGTGTTGAAGCCCGCCAAACTGGCGACTGGCTTTGAAGTGTCAGTGCCTTTGTTCGTGGCTCAAGGCGACAAAGTCGAAGTCGATACACGCACGGGCGAATACCGCAAGCGCGTCTAA
- a CDS encoding patatin-like phospholipase family protein, with the protein MNLRLLMAASSARVWVLALILAVLAGCSSRGPLAPIETGPSETSVTKRVPKLGLALGGGAARGFAHVGVIQVLEEAGIKPDLVVGTSAGSVVAAFYASGKDGAQLQKAAETMEEATITDWTVPLLGRGMMRGDGLARYISKQTGGRRIEEMKIPLGIVATDLKTGEGVLFQRGDVGTAVRASSAVPSVFEPVRIGNREFVDGGLVSPVPVRYARQMGAEYVLAIDISSPPESGKTGDMFDILMQTFTIMGKSINTLELRDADLVVRPALHDVGSADFKARRRSIEAGRAAMLQALPKLKAALATP; encoded by the coding sequence CTGGCTGTATTGGCCGGCTGTTCTTCGCGTGGGCCTTTGGCGCCCATCGAAACTGGTCCGTCAGAAACGTCCGTGACCAAGCGCGTGCCCAAGTTGGGCTTGGCCTTGGGCGGGGGTGCGGCGCGTGGCTTTGCACACGTGGGTGTAATTCAGGTGCTTGAAGAGGCCGGCATCAAGCCCGACTTGGTGGTGGGCACCTCGGCCGGCAGCGTGGTGGCGGCGTTTTATGCCAGTGGTAAAGACGGTGCGCAGCTGCAAAAAGCAGCAGAGACCATGGAAGAAGCCACCATCACCGACTGGACTGTGCCACTGCTTGGGCGCGGCATGATGCGTGGCGATGGCTTGGCCCGCTACATCAGCAAGCAAACGGGTGGCCGTCGCATTGAGGAGATGAAGATTCCACTGGGCATCGTGGCCACTGATTTGAAAACGGGCGAGGGCGTTTTGTTTCAGCGTGGCGATGTGGGCACGGCGGTGCGCGCGTCGAGTGCGGTGCCTTCGGTGTTTGAGCCGGTGCGCATTGGCAATCGAGAGTTTGTGGACGGTGGCTTGGTGTCACCTGTGCCTGTGCGTTATGCACGTCAGATGGGGGCCGAGTATGTGTTGGCCATCGACATTTCCAGTCCGCCTGAGTCCGGCAAAACGGGTGACATGTTTGACATCTTGATGCAGACCTTCACCATCATGGGCAAGAGCATCAACACCCTTGAGTTGCGCGATGCCGACCTCGTGGTGCGCCCTGCCTTGCACGATGTAGGCAGCGCTGACTTCAAGGCGCGTCGTCGTTCGATTGAAGCAGGTCGTGCGGCCATGCTGCAAGCCTTGCCCAAACTCAAGGCCGCTCTAGCAACGCCATAA